The DNA segment ACCGTGAAAGAGTGAATCAGATTTCTGACTGAACTGCTGACTTTCTTTATTTTCATAACGTCATGCGTAAATTTCACGATGTCCTGTCATCTATCGTCATGAACTCTCCCGATATATGGAACGATATAATCCATGACCAGACGTTCAGATTCTGGCATGAACGGGATGATAATAATGCACGCTAATGTTACCTCTGTACCTTATAAAAAAATGCTTCTGGTTGTTGCTGGTACCGCGCTGTTTCTCACCTCAGGTCTTTCTCATGCAGCCAAAACGGAATATCCATTGACGATAAAAAACTGTGGTCGGGATATCACGTTTAACGCAGCGCCAAAACGTGTGGCCACCGTAGGACAAAACAGCACTGAGATCCTGTATGCGCTGGGCCTGGCCGATCGAGTGGTAGGCACATCGCTGTGGTTCGGGCCTGTTCCCGACGCGTATAAGGCGGCAAATGACAAGATTGCAGTTATTGCCCAGAACATCCCCAGCTTCGAAGGCATCATTGCCAAAAAACCAGATCTGGTCGCCAGCCAGTTCGAATGGCAGATCGGTCCTGCGGGCACGGTGGCCTCTTATGAACAGTTCAGCGAACTGAAGGTCCCGGTCTATACCGCACCGGCAGACTGCGCGAAAGATAACGAAGATGGCGGTGACGGCGTGCGCAAAGGCATGTTTGATATCGCAATGGTCTATCAGGAAGTGGCCGACTTAGCGACGATCTTCGACGTTCAGGATAAGGGCAACGAACTGATTGCCAGCCTCAAAGCACGTGAAACGGCAGCGAAAAACAAAATCGCCGGGATGGACAACAACGTCTCCGCCGTTTTCTGGTTCTCCAGCGCCGACCTGCAACTGGATCCCTACGTCGCCGGGAAATTAGGACCTGCCGCCTGGATTGCGCAGACCCTGGGTATCAAAAACGTCATTGATTCCGCCGAAGAATGGCCAACGGTCGGTTGGGAAACCATCGCCAAAGCCCAGCCGACAGTGATTGTGCTGGGGGAAATGAGTCGCCGGCGTTTCCCGGCCGATGACTGGCAGGTGAAAATGGAATATTTGAAATCCGACCCGGTCACCCAACTGATCCCCGCCGTTAAAGCCGATCATTTACCGGTGATTGATGTACAGACTATGAATGCCGGAATCAGAACGATCGACGGTGTTGAGAAACTGGCTGACGCCCTGGTTGAGTACGGTTTAGCGCATCCTCAGGCCGCGCATTAATCCTCGTTTCGCGCCAGATCCCGAC comes from the Citrobacter amalonaticus genome and includes:
- a CDS encoding ABC transporter substrate-binding protein, whose translation is MHANVTSVPYKKMLLVVAGTALFLTSGLSHAAKTEYPLTIKNCGRDITFNAAPKRVATVGQNSTEILYALGLADRVVGTSLWFGPVPDAYKAANDKIAVIAQNIPSFEGIIAKKPDLVASQFEWQIGPAGTVASYEQFSELKVPVYTAPADCAKDNEDGGDGVRKGMFDIAMVYQEVADLATIFDVQDKGNELIASLKARETAAKNKIAGMDNNVSAVFWFSSADLQLDPYVAGKLGPAAWIAQTLGIKNVIDSAEEWPTVGWETIAKAQPTVIVLGEMSRRRFPADDWQVKMEYLKSDPVTQLIPAVKADHLPVIDVQTMNAGIRTIDGVEKLADALVEYGLAHPQAAH